The Chryseobacterium nakagawai genome has a segment encoding these proteins:
- a CDS encoding LysR family transcriptional regulator has product MVNLEWYRTFKAIYKTGTLTGAADALFISQPGVSLHLGSLEAYVGYKLFDRTGRKMIPTERGKVLFNAVAEPLTKLEDVEKNFQKSIEKHTPTISVGMCFETFQTTLEQYVSSLPFNLIISFGEYPEMLDQLDKGILDLIITPKKGSSPNIQHEAFSSEQIILVGGKEIDTEAFKKVLKTKDAEQIEAWLKNEKWYGTTGDMEHLFQFWTLNFGHKPNFRPNYIVPNLNSIIRCLKGGTGLAVVPDFLCKNAIDSGEVKLIWEGKKKLENTLYFGCRKKTNYQTEIEHIKGLFRKVMGKD; this is encoded by the coding sequence ATGGTCAATTTAGAATGGTATCGTACTTTTAAGGCGATCTATAAAACCGGGACGTTGACAGGTGCAGCGGATGCTCTATTCATTTCACAGCCCGGGGTAAGCTTGCATTTAGGCTCACTGGAAGCCTATGTTGGATATAAATTATTTGACAGAACGGGTAGAAAAATGATTCCTACAGAAAGAGGGAAAGTATTATTCAATGCTGTAGCAGAACCGCTTACCAAACTGGAGGATGTAGAAAAAAACTTTCAAAAATCTATCGAAAAGCATACCCCAACCATCAGTGTGGGAATGTGTTTTGAAACTTTTCAGACCACCTTGGAGCAATATGTTTCTTCATTACCTTTCAATTTGATTATCAGCTTTGGAGAATATCCTGAAATGCTGGATCAGCTGGATAAAGGAATCCTTGATCTCATCATCACTCCGAAAAAAGGATCTTCACCTAATATACAGCATGAAGCATTTTCTTCGGAACAGATTATATTGGTGGGAGGAAAAGAGATAGATACAGAGGCTTTTAAAAAAGTTTTAAAAACAAAAGATGCAGAACAGATCGAAGCATGGCTGAAGAATGAGAAATGGTACGGAACCACCGGAGATATGGAACATCTTTTCCAGTTCTGGACTCTAAATTTTGGTCACAAACCGAATTTCCGCCCCAATTATATCGTTCCTAATCTCAATTCTATTATTCGTTGCCTGAAAGGAGGCACAGGATTAGCCGTTGTTCCGGATTTCTTATGCAAGAACGCAATTGACAGTGGAGAAGTAAAGCTGATCTGGGAGGGAAAGAAGAAGCTGGAAAATACCTTGTATTTCGGATGTAGAAAAAAGACCAATTATCAAACGGAAATAGAGCATATTAAAGGGTTATTCCGTAAAGTAATGGGCAAAGATTAG